From Musa acuminata AAA Group cultivar baxijiao unplaced genomic scaffold, Cavendish_Baxijiao_AAA HiC_scaffold_412, whole genome shotgun sequence, a single genomic window includes:
- the LOC135658710 gene encoding AUGMIN subunit 6-like, which produces MTCKFSSAQIEKVSGSPTLKLPHLFNLTPNSSGKGNQAPKQHPVGSQTNQETLPAPKTVSPPFTIDEDGEAQETDDYYAHNIRRSVREAALSSSSSNSELLQERSSDDGSEHFFIPLSTTDAASQKEIDYVPNWRNQQLVFSSPPEDQAPMNMTDLSCNANSQQSFIPDMLNRLNGLKENKNLARLFQPSTEKIQRTHPEANNTLDQVFSPPLLLESSFFQDAYEDLLGMVNISRHVLVYFFKLPSVGVDFGLHCPLCWLSALLIVLVPDYYTANCGNHFLFFCSTII; this is translated from the exons atgacttgtaaattcTCCTCTGCTCAGATTGAGAAAGTCTCCGGTAGTCCAACTTTGAAACTCCCTCATTTATTCAATCTAACTCCAAATTCATCGGGGAAAGGCAACCAAGCACCAAAGCAGCATCCTGTAGGTAGTCAAACCAATCAGGAAACTTTGCCAGCCCCAAAAACAGTTTCACCTCCATTTACAATTGATGAAGATGGTGAAGCACAAG AGACTGATGATTATTATGCTCACAACATTCGTCGTTCTGTTCGTGAAGCTGCACTATCAAGCTCATCAAGCAACTCAGAATTGTTGCAGGAAAGAAGCAGTGATGATGGTTCTGAACACTTCTTTATACCTCTATCAACAACAGATGCTGCTTCTCAGAAAGAAATCGACTATGTTCCTAACTGGAGAAATCAACAACTGGTTTTCTCCTCACCACCAGAAGATCAGGCCCCGATGAACATGACAGATCTTTCCTGTAATGCCAATAGCCAGCAAAGCTTCATTCCAGATATGTTAAATAGATTGAATGGACTGAAGGAGAACAAAAACCTGGCCAGGCTGTTCCAACCATCCACTGAAAAAATACAAAGAACGCATCCTGAAGCTAACAACACTCTGGATCAAGTTTTCTCACCTCCATTGTTACTGGAATCATCATTCTTCCAAGATGCATACGAGGACTTGCTTGGTATGGTTAATATTTCCAGGCATGTGTTGGTATATTTTTTCAAACTGCCTAGTGTGGGTGTTGATTTTGGTCTTCACTGTCCGCTCTGTTGGCTGAGTGCATTGCTCATAGTTCTTGTTCCTGATTACTACACCGCTAACTGTGGCaaccattttcttttcttctgcagCACCATTATCTGA
- the LOC135658711 gene encoding uncharacterized protein LOC135658711, whose translation MWDLGKCSKIWSAKSPPSNRLGIFSPTWFTAATFLSEDDHRKVVAGTINHQIRLYDTSAQRRPVISVDFRESPIKAACEDLDGYTVYVGNGFGDLASFDMRTGLDSYLRVWDAKTRQLLSAVFLKQHLTNVVIDSHFSGSNGNTCDQQADLQVCDDTETIDNDELPISSGKKVSKRKRVGKVKKKRKSGTSTMMKQVKPMY comes from the exons ATGTGGGATCTTGGAAAATGCAGTAAGATCTGGAGTGCAAAATCT CCTCCTTCTAATAGACTTGGTATATTCTCTCCAACTTGGTTTACTGCTGCAACTTTTCTGAGTGAAGATGACCATAGAAAAGTTGTGGCTGGCACGATCAATCATCAG ATTCGTCTTTATGATACTTCAGCACAGAGGAGACCTGTAATTTCAGTCGACTTTAGAGAATCTCCAATTAAAGCAGCTTGTGAAGATCTAGATGGCTATACAGTCTATGTAGGCAATGGTTTTGGGGATCTTGCTTCATTTGATATGAGAACAG GATTGGACAGCTATTTGCGTGTGTGGGATGCAAAGACGAGACAACTTCTATCTGCG gttttccTCAAGCAACATCTAACAAATGTGGTGATCGATTCACATTTCTCAG GTTCCAATGGCAATACTTGTGATCAACAAGCTGATCTACAAGTATGCGATGATACTGAAACCATAGATAATGATGAATTGCCAATCTCTAGCGGTAAGAAAGTATCTAAAAGGAAGAGAGTTGGTAAagtcaagaagaaaagaaagtctGGGACCAGTACGATGATGAAACAAGTGAAGCCCATGTATTAA